The nucleotide window TTGAGAAATCCACACCTAAGAAAACTGGGAAGAAAAGCATGAGGAAAGAAAACACCCCCTATCCTACAGTACAGGGATTGAAGAGGCTAATAGGAAGGAGTCCACAATCGAATGGGTTAACAGGAGATCTGGCACGAATAAGGATGAATTGAGGGAATTCAATGGTATTGGAAAAACTTCCTGTCAAGATGTATCCTCTCAAAGTATTGAAGAGTCTACAAAAACCAATGTGAATAACAATGAAACATTTGCTAATAAGTCTCATTGGAGTGAAAAGGTGGAAAATATAGAGAATAATCTCGAACACAATGGGAAAATCATTCATCAAGGAGAAGGAAAGGAGAACAAAGGTGATAAGGAAAGGAGAACAAAGGTGATACCCTGGATGATATAGCAAACCATAGTGGACATATCACTAGGATTAACTATTAAGAAAGAATAGAGCAGTATGATGTTACAACTGCTCCACAAACACGTGGAATTTAACGGTGGATCAGGCATCAAAGGTTCAACTAAGAAGAaatccaatggaacagtaaacCTTAGTGGTAATGTTCAATCATCTGCTATTTCTGGAGATCGTTTAAGGAAGTTTCCAGATGAGGGGCACTTGGACATTGTTACTATGGAGGTGATACAGTTGGATCAAACAACCAAACAGTTCAAGGCAAGGGTGCAGAAATCAATGGAACAGTAGTTCATGCGAAGGCAGATACAGTTAACCCTAGTCTAGGGTCTATGTATAATTTACAATTCAAAGCAATCCAAGGAGCAGTAGATGCCATGGAGCAGCATCACAAGATATTGAAGATAGCTACTGAGCAGACTCAGAATCAAATTTCAATTAATACAAAGGCCTATGATCCAGAGAAAGGAGGCAATATGGCAACTTAAATTGTGGAATCTGCAATGGGTGACCCTGGTATTCTAGCTGAGAAAACTTTTAGTGATACAAGAATTAAGGCAAAGGGCATTCTTATTAATCAAAGAGGTCAAAAGGAGTTGGGAATGGTAGCAAAGGACCATGAACCAAAGCCTTTGGCTCTTCAGATTATCAATGAGGAACCTGAACAGGAGGATCTTGGTGAGGATGTAAATGAGGAATCTATAGCAGCCAATTTCCAGTAGATCGCTAAGTAGGGAGACTTATCGCCCAGGAGCATAAGACAAGAAGACATCAGGTGGTAAGCTGGCTAGAAAACACAAATAAAAATCTGTGCCTGTAAGGGTACAACCAAAGAGGAGTGCTCTCTCCAATTCCAAATAATGTCAATGGATAATGTCTTAATTTGGAATGTGAGGTCAGTGAACACTCAAAAAGCTTTTCAAAGATTAATTAAACTCCATAGGAAGTATAATTTTTATCTGATTGGGTTGGAGACTTGGCAAGACATAGATCAACTTGAGATATATAGAAGAAGCCTGGACATAAAAACTGTGGTTGCTAATGTGAATGGAAAAATCTGGGCTTTCATAGATGAAGATATTGATGTAGAGGTGTTGTATGACATGGAACAACAACTGAATCTTAAGTTATTCCATAGAGTACTAGGTAAACATTTGATTGTGACACTAGTGTATGCTAAGTGTACTGCTTTAGAAAGAATTGAACTATGGGAATCACTGTATCATTTAGCTTCAGACATGATGATTCCTTGGCTAGTAGGAGGTGATTTTAATGTCATTTTATCTGAGGAAGAGAAGTATGGTGGATTGCCAGTATCTAACAATGAAGTAGCAGACTTTGCATATTGTGTTGATACTTGTGCACTGTATGATGTTGGCTTCAAAGGAAGCTTGTACACATGGTGGAATGGAAGATCAGATGATGCATGTATTTTCAAAAGGATAGATAGATATCTAGCTATCCAACAATTTCAAGACATGTTTCCATCATTAGAAGTAGAGCAACTTATCAAATATGGCTCAGACCATGCCCCTTTGGTGTTCTCTTGCAATGTTAACACAGTAAAGGTGAAGAAGTCCTTTAAATTCTTGAATTTATGGATTGAAAACACATCATTCATAGAGGTGGTAAGAGACAATTGGAAGACAGACGatgggtgcccgagtcctacctatcaaacacccctaagcatgcgtctaagatataaactcgaataacatctgctgaattatgagaataatatacatgaaggaaacaTGCCCAAAAAGGcctacatacatatacatacaacatacgtagggcgagccgacaaggctactGTAGACAACTATGTACCTCAAAACTGGAAGCCAtatactatccaactagacatactatctacagacctctaatagaaatacaactgtacaaagacgagactgagccacgtcatacccatatatatacaaacatatcgtaccaaaatcaaaagcaactccggatcaagtggagcacgccaactctcgctgatcaaggatcctaagaagggggaccgtcagcttgcatacctgcacctacgggcatgaaacgcaggccccgtgaaatagggcgtcagtacgaaaaatgtaccgagtatgtaaggcatgaaaatcagtacgtaACAGGAAtatatgaaacatggaataaagaaatccacctgtaaatctgaataactttgtaaattttgaaacatttataatgtcatgcacgtgcatataaatgtcgtgtatgcataggtatgggtgtacataatttcatcaagcctctgagggcatcccatcatatcgtctcggccactgtgggcaacatcatcaacatgtaccaactgatcaggtggtggtgcgtatataacgccgtaaccttttttccatatcccatatatattaatatacatataaatatgcgtatataacgccatctggtcatgggtcaatgtatatgcataaataaataaaatgcatgaaaatatgttaaaaatctcaatattcctttcggataaactttatcaactgcgtattattttgagacccatgaatagaagatataataatatgtcaaatggggaatcaagaacaaagagactcctagtatttctatgaatagagtcatttatgaaaattgtgtatttgcttgtttcttctgtataacttggaccatgcaaaaaagaaagaagggatggccttaacatacctgtagtAGGAAAAACTCCTTATAATATTCttgaagattgcaccgtactcttttagaaccacaaaattttacgttgctacgattctaacaattttcgttggaaaccttcgtggattgaacttagaaccccAAAAATCGGATTGAATTGTACTTCTGTTCTTGAAGTCTTGAACGAATTAAGCTTCTGCTTTTTTGAAGCAATTTGAAACTAGGAAAATGGTATGTAGGATTCTTACTTGGATTATGAACGCTCTGATTCTCTTTTGTCCAAATGGTAAATGTAACAAGACTTATAACAAGTCTTGTTTTGTTAAATTCTCATATAACCTTAGGTATCCACCTAAGCAtaaatgactaagagtcactCTTAGTCTTGTGGGTTTGTGCCACATTTTTTGGGGATAATGTATTAATTTTAtctacttattagttaactgggtaatgtcccgttacccggtaattaatcaattacccgcataatttaaaaatttccttaaattatttaaaattctacttatttttaatatactttatacattatactaccattgtcatatggtaccttgcatggtactagtttataattatcgggtattatcgctcgacccgtattttatcccgaattggccactttcaatgaaactcattttctttaattcgtgtaccctttatccttcatgatacTTATTTATCGCtcgttataaatagcgtaaatacggtaacctcaagataatctcatccccgagtctacgttgattaactgaagatgaaacttttaaTGTACATAAaacacgagatgtaacatccttcccccccttagaaatattcatcctcgaatgttcaactccctgGGATCTATATAACTTTTGGTAGGGTTTCCcttgtaacaacactactaccaactcttcctgtagaagcttaataatctaACGCCACAcaggaccacaatcatcaataacgacaatgacCTCACACGATCCATGAaaataactaacataagaatccgTACACATACCTTgaggttatgacgtctcagtcgatCCTTCCCTGAAGGAGGAAAttagtagggatatctagacttcatgtcttccttagcctcccaagtcatttcttccacattgttgttcctccaaagtactttcacggaggctacctccttattccgtagtttgcggatttgtcggtctaggatggtaATCGAAatttcctcataagacaagtcccctgtaatctgtacatcatccgtgggcaccattcgggtaggatcgccaatgcacttctataacatagatacatgaaaaactgaATGGACAAACTCAaattctgagggcaattctaactcataagctacttggcccactctctgaatgatcctataaggcccaatatatcgtgggctaagttttcctttcttgccaaacctcatcacacccttcataagtgacacttttaagaatacccagtcattaaccccgaactctaaatctcgtcgtcgcacgtcagaatatgacttctgacgactttgaGCTGTTACCAGTCGATCTTGGATAaaatttactttttctatggcttgctgaaccaggtctggcccatgtagcccagattctccaacatcaaaccaccctataggagatatGCACctgcgcccatacaaagcctcttacggagccatctggatactggattggtaactgttattatatgcaaactcaataagaagtagatgttcatcccaacttctcttAAAATCCAATACACATGCTTGTAACATATTCTCGAGCGTCTGAATTATGTGCTCGAATTATctatcagtctgtggatgaaaagctgtgttgagattcacctgagttccTAGACCTCTTTGAAATGAACTCCAAAAATGTGCGGTAAACTGGACCCTACGGTCaaatataatagatactggtactccgtgtagtcaCATTATCTCTTttatatataactttgcataatcttctattGTATATATAGATCTcaccggtaggaaatgagctgatttcgtgagcctattgACTATTACCCATATGGAATTGAATTTACGATGAGAACAAGGTAAACCCGTGAAAAAGTCCATGTTTAttgcctcccatttccatgtcgggttCTCTATAGTCTACATTAACCCTCCGTGCTATTGGTGATCTACctttacctgctggcaactaggacactgggagacaaactcagcaatgttcttcttcatatcattccaccagtacacatccttaatgtcatgatacatcttcgtcgacccaggatgaatggagtaccatgaataatgtgcctctgacataatcctgtctcgtagccctgctacatctggaacacataaACGGCCCCTATATCGGAGAACCCCGTCTCCTTTGAGCTCTAACAACGGTTTCTTCTGCTGTGGAACTCTCTCTCTCAACTTGACCAACTCCTGGTCAtcgtactgcctctcctttacttcatctatgagagatgattttacAGTATtctggagtacaactccaccattgtTAGattctactaaccgaacccccaaacaatCCAGTTGACGAATATCTCTAGTTAATTGCCTTTTTTCGGCctttacatgtgctaagctacccatagatcagTGACTTAATGCGTCTGCTATAACATTAGCTTTTCCTGGATGGTAGataatgttaacatcgtaatctttcaatagctcaagCCATTGCCTCTGTCATAAATTTAACTCTTTTTGTTTGAAGATacattgtaggcttttatgatctgtgaatatatcaacatgaataccatataaataatgtcgccatatctttagtgcatggacaaccgcagctaattcaaggtcgtgggtcggataattccgctCATGCTTCCTTCACTGCCTTGACACATACTcaattactttcccatgttgcatcaggacacaacCTAATCCAATACCTGAAgaatcacaatagataacataaccattgGTCCCTTCTGGGAccgttagaaccggtgctgaagttaatctatcctttaatgcctggaaactccgctcgcaagcatCGGTCTGCTGAAACTTTGctcctttctgagtcaactttgtcaaaggtgctgaaagggaagaaaatctctctacaaatctcctgtaatagcTTGCCAAACCgaggaagctacgaacctccgtcagTGTTATGGGTCTAGGCCAAATCTTTACTGCCTCAatattttgtgtatccacccggatgccttcacccgaaatgatatgcccaaggaaagctacagagtttaaccagaattcacatttagagaattttgcatacgaCTTTCTTTTTTGAAGAgttctgagcacagtacgcaaatgatctgcatgttcAACATctaaacgagaatacaccaatatattgtcgataaatacaattacgaacagatccAAAAAGGGCCTAAAaaacggttcatcaaatccatgaatactgcttaGGCATCGGTCAAATGGAAtgacataacatgaaactcaaagtgcccgtatctggttCTAAATGTTGTGTTTGGAATATtttcctccttaacccttacctgattgtacccagacctcaagtttatttttgaaaaacacttggcaccttgaaACTATTCAAATAAATTGTCAATCCTTGgtagcgggtacttattcttgaccgtcaccttattcaactatctataatcaatacacatccgtaaggagCCGTCTGTtttcctcacaaataacataggtgcccccacggtgatgtactaggtctaataaagcctttttcaagcaagtcccttagttgttcctttaactcatTCAGTTCTACgagggccattctatagggaggaatagatattggatgagtatctagtagtatgtcaatagcaaactcaatttctcgctctggcggaagacccaGAAGCTTATCGGGAAAAACATCGGagaactcattaaccacagggataaactgaatggttggtaactttacttccatatcctgaacccgaactaagtgataaatacagccgctcctgatcatcttccttgccttgagatagaaAATTAATCTACCTCTCGGTgacgccgtattacctttccactaaAGAAGCTCCCCTGGagattgaaatcggactatctttgctccacaatcaacatttgcatgagaagaagccaaccaatccatacccattataacatcaaattctaccatatctaactcgattaggaCTGCTACGGCGGATCGACCAAACTACTATTATACAATCCCTATATAATCGCTTAGCTATCACtaagtccccaacaggtgtagacacttcaaaaggtttaaccaattcaggttttattccaaacttactagcaaccaatggagtaaaatatgataaggtggaacctgggtcaatcagtgcatatacatcatatgaggagactgataatatacttgtaacaacatcaggcgatgactcttgATCCTGTCGTCCTGCTAATGCATAAATGTggttctgaggaccgctcgagctagatgctccgcctctgcctctaccatgacTCACTAGTTCTTGTGAACCCGATCCTCCGTcttactgatgatgacgaaccaacTACAGATCCCGCTTTCTGAGCTATGCTTAATTACCTCTTATCGGACAATCCTTCATAACGTGGCCCAGATAACCACAggtataacaaacacctaatcccatacggcactgcctgatatgctgcttaccacattgagcacataatggcaagggtggcctcatcttACTTGACTCACCCCTTTACTGAGAACCTAAGGCCCTGAAATTCTAACAAGACCCataatatgtggaacgatcaaatctcttactgCCAAACTGAAAGGGCACGCTAGCCGATGGTTGGGttggatacctcgggtactgttgcctctgaccacctcgaaactcaccagaaggactcGAAGACCTCGCTATCTTATTTTGGGCCCTAttatgctcacgatcggccctctgtttctgcttatgctcctctacaccctgagcgtatgcttgaatatgagaaatatccatgtctggctaaagtgagaccgacatacaatcgttaagcaagtgaggttctaatcccatcacgaacctatgcacccgatcctccatcttagatacaatagtgggagcatacctagccaacgaatcaaactaaaggatgtactcccgaacactcatgttaccccgCTGAAAGGTCAAGAActtatcaactctggcccgtctaagctctggtggcatataatgacaaagaaaagcttctataaactcctgccatactgctgtaggggcattctcacctctggacaattcccaagactcgtaccaattaactgcaagaTCTCgtagtctataggaagctagctcaactaactcagtcgcagtggccttcattacccttaacgTTGTCtacactctatcaataaatacctgagggtcctcgtttggatctgccTTAGTGAATAccagagggtctaaattaatgacgTCATAAACCCTCACACTGACGAACCTGTCTGCATGACCAATACGTACTTCCTGACGCCGagcctgtgcggctactaatcgggttaatagctgaataaaatctctcatctcctgacccagtgcatctggctgaggagctAGACGTACATGGGCGGGCGCTGGAGCTGGTTCCCCTCGGAACTCCTTTGGAAAGggcagggtatgtgaagtctgagaaggaatctcactatgagactctccctgagccctggtaactcgtggcgctcgattAGTAGTCTCGCTAGCCACATACTTTCCCTTCTATGTAGCTGTACTCTTTGGaggtgatcacgcccaactatgccttataaaaaggacacgcggacgttgcaaatataatctgagtatttagcccagagtcgaacccacaaggaattaacctatcaattactctcgttagacttactaaattctatggaatcaacttcccaaacgttCTGAATAACAATTGAGGATGTTTCTACTAACTAAGAAGGAATGTAAATAAGCAACTGaaaactaactatgattaagttgtaaacaatcAAGAGAATGTTCTAAGCtaatgatttcccctattgatggaatccatTCCGGTTATGTTTCACATAGAATTGACTAAtcatctctatcaatcatgagcactcttattaccataaatctctcccgagtgatcacgataatttactagatgcactcttccgagatacgctagctggctttgtttattacagttcactttagattgcacccaagacttcgttatccctaatcccgcatttaaaccctcagttattgatccatcatatactttgggagtggttttgttcaacaattacctaaatatgaaCTCTCttccgagttatgcacactaaataggcacatctaattgaggatcctgtcaattaattACAACAAGAACATatttgaacaaatagagatttaaCTTggaaaactatattaacataacaagaagtttaaccttcaataggttccatcaaagccttagactaaatatttagctactcatactagtgttAATCATAACAATATTCAAATTCATCACAAATcgtaaaaacaaaaggaagaaaggaagaactcgATGTTGAATTATCCTCCTTACCTCTTGCCTCTCCTTGCCTTGAACTAAGCTATGAAAACCTTGATAGTGAATCTTTGGGTGAGCTGGACCTTCTATAGGTTAAGTGAATTTACCCTTGaacttccaagtttacccctgAAATTTAATTTTCCAGAACTGGGCTAGCACGACTGCGCTAATGGATGCGCTAGTGACCGCGCATATGCCCCATCATTCTGCCTCGACTATCTGGGCTAGCACGATCGCGCTAGTGACCGCGCTAGTCCAGGTCTTCTTTTCATCTCTTCTTTTTCTCGTCTTCCCATGTACTTAGCTCCTAAGGGCTTTTCTT belongs to Nicotiana tabacum cultivar K326 chromosome 6, ASM71507v2, whole genome shotgun sequence and includes:
- the LOC107825614 gene encoding uncharacterized protein LOC107825614, whose product is MDNVLIWNVRSVNTQKAFQRLIKLHRKYNFYLIGLETWQDIDQLEIYRRSLDIKTVVANVNGKIWAFIDEDIDVEVLYDMEQQLNLKLFHRVLGKHLIVTLVYAKCTALERIELWESLYHLASDMMIPWLVGGDFNVILSEEEKYGGLPVSNNEVADFAYCVDTCALYDVGFKGSLYTWWNGRSDDACIFKRIDRYLAIQQFQDMFPSLEVEQLIKYGSDHAPLVFSCNVNTVKDSYLDYERSDSLLSKW